From Ramlibacter tataouinensis, the proteins below share one genomic window:
- the truA gene encoding tRNA pseudouridine(38-40) synthase TruA, translating to MRLALGISYHGQAYEGWQSQPSGRTVQDRLEHALSQFAAQPVSTVCAGRTDAGVHGLMQVAHLDTPLRREEFSWVRGTNRYLPADIAVQWARYVPDEFHSRACAVARRYAYVVLESPVRPSLDAGRVGWVFRPLDGDAMRQAAALLVGQHDFTSFRASECQARSPVKTMTRIEITRRGAYWRFDFEADAFLHHMIRNIMGCLLAVGQGQQPPGWMQGVLAAKSRDAAAPTFAPDGLYFVGPVYDPKWQLPSRTAAYDWLP from the coding sequence ATGCGGCTGGCGCTGGGCATCAGTTACCACGGACAGGCCTATGAGGGCTGGCAAAGCCAGCCCTCGGGCCGCACCGTGCAGGACCGGCTCGAGCACGCGCTCTCCCAGTTCGCCGCGCAACCCGTCTCCACCGTCTGCGCGGGCCGCACCGACGCGGGTGTGCACGGGCTGATGCAGGTGGCCCATCTCGACACGCCGCTGCGCCGCGAGGAGTTCTCCTGGGTGCGCGGCACCAACCGCTACCTGCCCGCCGACATCGCGGTGCAATGGGCGCGGTACGTCCCCGACGAATTCCACTCGCGTGCCTGCGCAGTCGCGCGCCGCTACGCCTATGTGGTGCTCGAGTCGCCGGTGCGCCCCAGCCTCGACGCCGGCCGGGTCGGCTGGGTGTTCCGGCCGCTGGACGGCGACGCCATGCGGCAGGCGGCGGCGCTGCTGGTCGGCCAGCACGACTTCACGTCCTTCCGCGCCTCCGAATGCCAGGCGCGAAGCCCGGTCAAGACCATGACGCGCATCGAGATCACGCGCCGCGGCGCCTACTGGCGCTTCGACTTCGAAGCGGACGCCTTCCTGCACCACATGATCCGCAACATCATGGGCTGCCTGCTGGCCGTCGGCCAGGGCCAGCAGCCGCCGGGATGGATGCAGGGCGTGCTGGCCGCGAAGAGCCGGGACGCGGCCGCCCCCACCTTCGCGCCCGACGGCCTCTATTTCGTCGGGCCGGTGTACGACCCGAAGTGGCAATTGCCGAGTCGCACCGCTGCGTATGATTGGCTGCCATGA
- a CDS encoding phosphoribosylanthranilate isomerase, translating into MTAARTRIKICGLTREQDLDAAVAAGADAVGFVLWEKSPRHVPIARAAELASRLPPFVTPVLLFVNESPQQVLACCERVPGALVQFHGDETPAQCQEATGDGRHAFLRAARIPLDGSPFDLVRFASEHARAQAILLDAHVEGYGGAGKAFDWSRLPANVNAHLVLSGGLTPANVADGIVQVRPRCRTLAVDVSSGVEAAKGIKDPEKINRFVAAVRAADALLAKSTHVQLSAT; encoded by the coding sequence ATGACGGCAGCGCGCACACGCATCAAGATCTGCGGCCTCACCCGTGAACAGGACCTGGACGCGGCGGTGGCCGCCGGCGCCGATGCGGTCGGCTTCGTGCTGTGGGAAAAGAGTCCGCGCCACGTTCCCATCGCGCGCGCCGCGGAGCTTGCCTCGCGACTGCCGCCCTTCGTCACCCCGGTGTTGCTGTTCGTCAACGAGTCGCCGCAGCAGGTCCTGGCTTGCTGCGAGCGCGTGCCCGGGGCGCTGGTGCAGTTCCATGGCGACGAGACGCCCGCCCAGTGCCAGGAAGCGACCGGCGACGGCCGACACGCCTTCCTGCGGGCCGCCCGCATCCCGCTCGATGGCTCGCCCTTCGACTTGGTAAGATTCGCCTCGGAGCACGCACGGGCCCAGGCCATCCTTCTGGATGCGCATGTGGAGGGCTACGGCGGCGCCGGGAAAGCATTCGATTGGTCACGTCTTCCAGCAAACGTCAACGCTCACCTCGTCTTGTCTGGTGGGTTGACACCTGCAAACGTGGCCGATGGCATCGTGCAAGTGCGGCCGCGTTGCAGAACGCTGGCCGTTGATGTGAGCTCCGGGGTCGAGGCCGCCAAAGGCATCAAGGACCCGGAAAAGATCAATCGGTTCGTCGCGGCCGTGCGTGCCGCCGACGCGCTTCTTGCAAAGTCCACCCATGTCCAGCTATCAGCAACCTGA
- the trpB gene encoding tryptophan synthase subunit beta gives MSSYQQPDRAGHFGAYGGSFVSETLTHAIAQLRDAYERFRQDPEFLAEFNDELAHFVGRPSPVYHAARMSREQGGAQIYLKREDLNHTGAHKINNVIGQALLARRMGKPRVIAETGAGQHGVATATICARYGLECVVYMGSEDVKRQSPNVYRMNLLGASVVPVESGSKTLKDALNEAMRDWVTNVENTFYIIGTVAGPHPYPMMVRDFQCVIGNECLTQMPEMTGRQPDVVVACVGGGSNAMGIFHPYIPFENTRLVGVEAAGEGLDSGKHAASLQRGSAGVLHGNRTYILQDENGQITETHSVSAGLDYPGVGPEHAWLKDTGRAEYVGITDREALEAFHYLCRTEGIIPALESSHAVAYAMKLARTMKPEQSILVNLSGRGDKDIGTVADLAGVDFYDRPSMRGLKVKGGDQA, from the coding sequence ATGTCCAGCTATCAGCAACCTGACCGCGCGGGCCACTTCGGTGCCTACGGCGGCAGTTTCGTCAGCGAGACGCTGACCCATGCCATCGCGCAGCTGCGCGATGCCTATGAACGCTTCCGCCAGGATCCGGAGTTCCTGGCCGAATTCAACGACGAGCTCGCCCATTTCGTGGGCCGGCCCTCGCCGGTCTACCACGCGGCCCGCATGAGCCGCGAACAGGGCGGCGCCCAGATCTATCTCAAGCGCGAAGACCTCAACCACACCGGCGCCCACAAGATCAACAACGTGATCGGCCAGGCGCTGCTGGCGCGCCGCATGGGCAAGCCACGCGTGATCGCCGAGACCGGCGCCGGCCAGCACGGCGTGGCCACCGCCACCATCTGCGCCCGCTACGGCCTCGAATGCGTGGTCTACATGGGCAGCGAGGACGTCAAGCGCCAGAGCCCGAACGTCTACCGCATGAACCTGCTGGGCGCCAGCGTGGTGCCGGTGGAGTCGGGCAGCAAGACGCTCAAGGACGCGCTCAACGAGGCGATGCGCGACTGGGTCACCAATGTCGAGAACACCTTCTACATCATCGGCACCGTGGCCGGGCCCCATCCCTACCCGATGATGGTCCGCGACTTCCAGTGCGTGATCGGCAACGAATGCCTGACCCAGATGCCCGAGATGACCGGCCGCCAGCCCGACGTCGTGGTGGCCTGCGTCGGCGGCGGCAGCAACGCCATGGGCATCTTCCACCCCTACATCCCGTTCGAGAACACGCGCCTGGTCGGTGTGGAAGCGGCCGGCGAAGGCCTGGACAGCGGCAAGCATGCGGCCTCGCTGCAGCGCGGCAGCGCCGGCGTGCTGCATGGCAACCGCACCTACATCCTGCAGGACGAGAACGGCCAGATCACCGAGACCCACAGCGTCAGCGCCGGCCTGGACTATCCGGGCGTCGGCCCCGAGCACGCCTGGCTCAAGGACACCGGCCGCGCCGAATACGTGGGCATCACCGACCGCGAGGCGCTGGAGGCCTTCCACTACCTGTGCCGCACCGAAGGCATCATCCCGGCGCTGGAATCCAGCCATGCCGTCGCCTACGCGATGAAGCTCGCGCGCACCATGAAGCCGGAGCAGAGCATCCTGGTGAACCTGTCCGGCCGCGGCGACAAGGACATCGGCACCGTGGCCGACCTGGCGGGCGTGGACTTCTACGACCGGCCATCGATGCGCGGGCTCAAGGTCAAGGGCGGAGATCAAGCATGA
- the trpA gene encoding tryptophan synthase subunit alpha produces the protein MSRIAASFSRLRDARRKALIPYITAGFPHADITPELMHGMVRAGADVIELGVPFSDPMADGPVIQRAGEKALALGIGMRQVLDMVREFRRTDDATPVVLMGYANPVERYEQVHGADAFVRDAAEAGVDGVLVVDYPPEECGEFAAKLKAHGMDLIFLLAPTSTDERMQEVAQVASGYVYYVSLKGVTGAGHLDIDAVEQMLPRIRRHVKVPVGVGFGIRDAATARAIGRVADAVVIGTKIIQLVEELPRDQVIPAVAGFLSEVRSALDA, from the coding sequence ATGAGCCGTATCGCCGCCTCCTTTTCGCGCCTGCGCGACGCCAGGCGCAAGGCCCTGATTCCCTACATCACCGCCGGATTCCCGCATGCGGACATCACCCCCGAGCTGATGCACGGGATGGTGCGGGCCGGCGCCGACGTGATCGAGCTGGGCGTGCCCTTCTCCGACCCCATGGCCGACGGCCCCGTGATCCAGCGCGCCGGCGAGAAGGCGCTGGCGCTGGGCATCGGCATGCGCCAGGTGCTGGACATGGTGCGCGAGTTCCGCCGCACCGACGACGCCACGCCCGTGGTGCTGATGGGCTATGCCAACCCGGTCGAGCGCTACGAGCAGGTGCACGGCGCCGATGCCTTCGTCCGCGACGCGGCCGAGGCCGGGGTCGACGGCGTGCTGGTGGTCGACTACCCGCCGGAGGAGTGCGGCGAGTTCGCAGCCAAGCTCAAGGCGCATGGCATGGACCTGATCTTCCTGCTGGCGCCGACCAGCACCGATGAGCGCATGCAGGAGGTCGCGCAGGTCGCCAGCGGTTATGTTTACTACGTCTCGCTCAAGGGCGTGACCGGCGCCGGCCACCTGGACATCGATGCGGTCGAGCAGATGCTGCCGCGGATCCGCCGCCATGTGAAGGTTCCGGTCGGGGTGGGCTTCGGCATCCGCGACGCGGCCACGGCCCGCGCCATCGGCCGGGTGGCCGATGCGGTGGTCATCGGCACGAAGATCATTCAGCTCGTCGAAGAGCTGCCACGCGACCAGGTCATCCCAGCCGTGGCCGGCTTCCTGTCGGAAGTCCGGTCGGCGCTGGACGCATAA
- the accD gene encoding acetyl-CoA carboxylase, carboxyltransferase subunit beta encodes MSWLEKLLPPKIQQTDPADRRQVPEGLWIKCPSCESVLYKNDLEQNQNVCPTCAHHHRIGARARLNAFLDAEGRYEIGQEVLPVDALKFKDSRRYPERLKEALENTGETDSLIVMGGAVHSISLVAAAFEFDFMGGSMGSVVGERFARGVETAIEQKVPFICFTATGGARMQEGLLSLMQMAKTNAALTRLAKKGLPYISVLTDPTTGGVSAGFAFMGDIVIAEPKALIGFAGPRVIESTVRVKLPEGFQRSEFLQEKGAVDFICDRRDLRKTVANALAMLQRQPADAVS; translated from the coding sequence ATGAGCTGGCTCGAAAAACTGCTCCCGCCAAAAATCCAGCAGACAGACCCCGCCGACCGCCGGCAGGTGCCCGAAGGCCTGTGGATCAAGTGCCCCAGCTGCGAGAGCGTGCTGTACAAGAACGACCTAGAGCAGAACCAGAACGTCTGCCCCACCTGCGCCCACCACCACCGCATCGGCGCCCGCGCCCGCCTGAATGCCTTCCTCGACGCGGAGGGCCGGTACGAAATCGGCCAGGAAGTGCTGCCGGTGGATGCGCTCAAGTTCAAGGACAGCCGCCGTTACCCCGAGCGTCTGAAGGAAGCGTTGGAAAACACCGGCGAGACCGACTCGCTGATCGTCATGGGCGGCGCGGTACACAGCATCAGCCTGGTGGCCGCCGCCTTCGAGTTCGACTTCATGGGCGGCAGCATGGGCAGCGTGGTGGGTGAGCGCTTCGCCCGCGGCGTCGAAACGGCCATCGAGCAGAAGGTGCCCTTTATCTGCTTCACCGCCACCGGCGGCGCCCGCATGCAGGAAGGCCTGCTGTCCCTGATGCAGATGGCCAAGACCAATGCCGCCCTGACGCGGCTGGCCAAGAAGGGCCTGCCCTACATCAGCGTGCTCACCGACCCCACCACCGGCGGCGTCAGCGCCGGCTTTGCCTTCATGGGCGACATCGTGATCGCCGAGCCCAAGGCCCTGATCGGCTTCGCCGGGCCGCGCGTGATCGAATCCACCGTGCGGGTGAAGCTGCCGGAGGGCTTCCAGCGCTCCGAGTTCCTGCAGGAAAAGGGCGCCGTCGACTTCATCTGCGACCGGCGCGATTTGCGCAAGACGGTGGCTAATGCGCTGGCGATGCTGCAACGCCAGCCGGCCGACGCGGTGAGCTAA
- a CDS encoding YggT family protein has translation MAYQILSFLLDVAAGLLGGACLLRLYMQYQRIPFGNPVGRFVFALSDWIVLPLRKVLPAVRRVDTASLVAAYLIELAQFGLLWLATGGVGGLEVLPLLALFGLARLVISGLTGLVIVYAIMSWVQADSPLVDVIDRLCAPLLRPWRKMVPLIGGIDLSPLVFLVVLQVAAIILAYLQAAALR, from the coding sequence ATGGCCTACCAAATCCTTTCGTTCTTGCTCGACGTTGCCGCGGGGCTGCTGGGCGGGGCGTGCCTGTTGCGCCTCTACATGCAATACCAGCGCATTCCGTTCGGCAACCCGGTGGGGCGCTTCGTGTTCGCGCTGTCCGACTGGATCGTCCTGCCGCTGCGCAAGGTCCTGCCCGCCGTGCGCCGCGTGGACACGGCCAGCCTGGTGGCCGCGTATCTCATCGAGCTGGCTCAGTTCGGGCTGCTGTGGCTGGCGACCGGCGGCGTGGGCGGGCTCGAGGTGCTGCCGCTGCTGGCCCTGTTCGGCCTGGCGCGCCTGGTCATTTCGGGCCTGACGGGCTTGGTGATCGTCTACGCGATCATGTCCTGGGTGCAGGCCGACTCGCCGCTCGTCGACGTGATCGACCGGTTGTGCGCGCCACTGCTGCGGCCGTGGCGCAAGATGGTGCCGCTGATCGGCGGCATCGACCTGTCGCCGCTGGTGTTCCTGGTGGTGCTGCAGGTCGCGGCCATCATCCTGGCCTACCTGCAAGCCGCGGCGCTGCGCTAG
- a CDS encoding LON peptidase substrate-binding domain-containing protein, translating to MTSTLTLQSLPLFPLGTVLFPGGLLPLRIFEVRYLDMIGKCHKAGAPFGVVALTQGAEVRQPGVQESFSTVGTLATISEFEAPRAGLMMIRATGAQRFRIRNSDQLKHGLWVADVERLPPDLPVTVPDDLKLAATALEQLIHSLEAKAGEGGQLPMQRPWQLDDCGWVANRWCELLPLPLALKQRLMELDNPLVRLELVSDVLARTGIAG from the coding sequence ATGACCTCCACCCTCACCTTGCAGTCGCTGCCGCTGTTCCCCCTGGGCACGGTGCTGTTCCCCGGCGGCCTGCTGCCCTTGCGGATCTTCGAGGTCCGCTACCTGGACATGATCGGCAAGTGCCACAAGGCCGGCGCCCCGTTCGGCGTGGTCGCGCTGACGCAGGGCGCGGAGGTGCGGCAGCCCGGCGTGCAGGAGAGCTTCTCCACCGTCGGCACGCTGGCGACCATCAGCGAGTTCGAGGCGCCCCGCGCCGGCCTGATGATGATCCGCGCCACCGGCGCGCAGCGTTTCCGCATCCGCAACAGCGACCAGCTCAAGCATGGGCTCTGGGTCGCCGATGTCGAGCGGCTTCCGCCCGACCTTCCGGTGACCGTGCCGGACGACCTGAAGCTGGCGGCCACCGCGCTGGAACAGCTGATTCATTCGCTGGAAGCCAAGGCCGGCGAAGGCGGCCAGTTGCCGATGCAGCGGCCCTGGCAGCTCGACGACTGCGGCTGGGTGGCCAACCGCTGGTGCGAACTGCTGCCACTGCCGCTGGCGCTGAAGCAGCGCCTGATGGAGCTGGACAACCCTCTGGTGCGGCTGGAGCTGGTGAGCGACGTGCTGGCCCGCACCGGGATCGCCGGGTAA
- a CDS encoding polysaccharide biosynthesis protein: MPSPALSPHLIRPLHVVVDAALLFIAWWIAFWLRFNLDMPAEFIPVAWVSLPWMLAANLGILIFGNVYRQVWRYVSLSELRQLGVCVAIGGATTAALVLMQRYEAFPRTVLVLHPLLAVLFLGGVRVAWRMQTERGFPAVAQMRPLLIIGALSDAAAALRALKGSHHWEPVGILTPQPEDRGRWLQNVPVLGTIEMIAQAGQLAGASTALVASPPGSPQRREALLKASGSGVTLLTMRRADEWLQHDPAEPRKVEIDDLLGRDPVQLDVAGLAELFSGQTVLVTGAGGSIGSELCRQVSRFGVGKLVCVDVSEYAVYQLEQELQAAHPRMHGVYYTANVREVDRLRAIMQRHRPAVVLHAAAYKHVPLMEEHNEIEALRTNVAGTLHAARLAGECGTRRFVLISTDKAVNPTNVMGASKRLAEMMVQALAARYPDTRYVSVRFGNVLGSSGSVVPRFTTQIARGGPVTVTHPEIVRYFMTIPEAAQLVLQAGLMGRSGQIFVMDMGEPMKILELARMLIRLSGKTEQDIPITFTGLRPGEKLYEELLADDETTEPTPHPKLRVAKTAAEPRDEEAVLRWIEDVGPEPPGEQVREWLRAQVPEYGPGNGKP, encoded by the coding sequence ATGCCATCGCCCGCCCTGTCCCCGCACCTGATTCGCCCCCTCCACGTCGTCGTGGACGCGGCGCTGCTGTTCATCGCCTGGTGGATCGCGTTCTGGCTTCGGTTCAACCTGGACATGCCGGCGGAGTTCATCCCGGTGGCATGGGTGTCGCTGCCCTGGATGCTAGCCGCCAACCTCGGCATCCTGATTTTCGGCAACGTCTACCGGCAGGTCTGGCGCTATGTGAGCCTGTCGGAACTGCGCCAACTCGGCGTGTGCGTGGCGATCGGCGGAGCGACCACGGCTGCCCTGGTGCTGATGCAGCGCTACGAGGCCTTTCCCCGCACGGTGCTGGTGTTGCATCCGCTGCTGGCCGTCCTGTTCCTCGGCGGTGTGCGGGTGGCCTGGCGCATGCAGACCGAGCGCGGTTTCCCGGCCGTCGCCCAGATGCGGCCCCTTCTCATCATCGGGGCGCTGTCAGACGCGGCTGCCGCGCTGCGCGCGCTCAAGGGTTCGCACCACTGGGAGCCGGTCGGCATCCTCACGCCCCAGCCAGAGGACCGCGGCCGCTGGCTGCAGAACGTGCCGGTGCTCGGCACCATCGAAATGATCGCCCAGGCCGGCCAGCTGGCGGGCGCCAGCACCGCCCTGGTGGCCTCGCCCCCGGGCTCGCCGCAGCGGCGCGAAGCGCTGCTGAAGGCCAGCGGCTCCGGCGTGACGCTGCTGACGATGCGGCGGGCCGATGAGTGGCTGCAGCACGACCCGGCCGAGCCGCGCAAGGTGGAGATCGATGACCTGCTGGGGCGCGACCCGGTGCAGCTGGACGTCGCCGGCCTGGCAGAACTGTTCTCCGGGCAGACGGTGCTCGTGACCGGCGCGGGCGGCTCGATCGGGTCGGAGCTGTGCCGCCAGGTCTCGCGCTTCGGTGTCGGCAAGCTGGTCTGCGTGGACGTGTCGGAGTACGCGGTCTACCAGCTCGAGCAGGAGCTGCAGGCCGCGCATCCCCGCATGCACGGCGTCTACTACACAGCGAACGTGCGCGAGGTGGACCGGCTGCGCGCCATCATGCAGCGCCACCGCCCCGCCGTGGTCCTGCATGCCGCAGCCTACAAGCACGTACCCCTGATGGAGGAGCACAACGAGATCGAGGCGCTGCGCACCAACGTGGCAGGCACGCTGCACGCAGCGCGCCTGGCCGGCGAGTGCGGCACCCGGCGCTTCGTGCTGATCTCCACCGACAAGGCCGTGAACCCCACTAACGTGATGGGCGCAAGCAAGCGGCTGGCCGAGATGATGGTCCAGGCGCTCGCCGCGCGCTACCCGGACACGCGCTACGTGTCGGTGCGCTTCGGCAATGTGCTGGGTTCCAGCGGCTCGGTGGTGCCCAGGTTCACCACCCAGATCGCCCGCGGCGGGCCGGTGACCGTGACCCACCCGGAGATCGTGCGCTATTTCATGACCATCCCCGAGGCCGCGCAACTGGTGCTGCAGGCCGGGCTGATGGGCCGTTCCGGGCAGATCTTCGTGATGGACATGGGCGAGCCGATGAAGATCCTGGAGCTGGCGCGCATGCTGATCCGGCTTTCAGGCAAGACCGAGCAGGACATCCCCATCACCTTCACCGGGCTGCGTCCGGGCGAGAAGCTCTACGAGGAGCTGCTGGCCGACGACGAAACCACCGAGCCCACCCCGCATCCGAAGCTGCGCGTGGCCAAGACCGCGGCGGAGCCCCGTGACGAGGAAGCGGTGCTGCGCTGGATCGAGGACGTGGGGCCGGAGCCGCCGGGCGAGCAGGTTCGCGAGTGGCTGCGCGCCCAGGTGCCCGAGTACGGGCCGGGCAACGGCAAGCCCTGA
- the pseB gene encoding UDP-N-acetylglucosamine 4,6-dehydratase (inverting): MFNDKSILITGGTGSFGHRYVQTLLAGYKPARLVVFSRDELKQYEMQQRFDAGCMRYFLGDVRDPDRLMQAMRGVDIVIHAAALKQVPAAEYNPMECIKTNVHGAENVIRAAIENNVQKVIALSTDKAANPINLYGATKLASDKLFVAANNMVGSAGTRFAVVRYGNVVGSRGSVVPLFERLIREGAKSLPITDPRMTRFWISLQQGVDFVLENFSRMRGGEIFVPKIPSIRMPDLAQAMAPELPTHTIGIRPGEKLHEIMCPADDSHLTLEFPKHYVIRPTIRFYNVDMDYTKDGLGEEGKPVPEGFEYNSGNNQRFLSPAEIREFNQRAMAA; this comes from the coding sequence ATGTTCAACGACAAGTCCATCCTTATCACCGGCGGCACGGGTTCTTTCGGCCATCGCTATGTGCAGACCCTGCTGGCGGGCTACAAGCCCGCCCGCCTGGTGGTGTTCTCCCGGGACGAGCTGAAACAATATGAGATGCAGCAGCGCTTCGACGCCGGCTGCATGCGCTATTTCCTCGGCGACGTGCGCGACCCGGATCGCCTGATGCAGGCCATGCGCGGCGTCGACATCGTGATCCACGCCGCTGCCCTGAAACAGGTGCCCGCCGCGGAATACAACCCGATGGAGTGCATCAAGACCAACGTGCACGGCGCCGAGAACGTGATCCGGGCGGCCATCGAGAACAACGTGCAGAAGGTGATCGCCCTGTCGACCGACAAGGCGGCCAACCCGATCAACCTCTACGGCGCCACCAAGCTCGCTTCGGACAAGCTGTTCGTGGCGGCCAACAACATGGTGGGCTCGGCCGGCACGCGCTTTGCCGTGGTGCGCTACGGCAATGTCGTGGGCTCGCGCGGCTCGGTGGTGCCGCTGTTCGAGCGCCTGATCCGCGAAGGCGCGAAGAGCCTGCCGATCACGGACCCGCGCATGACCCGCTTCTGGATCAGCCTGCAGCAGGGCGTGGATTTCGTGCTGGAGAATTTTTCCCGCATGCGCGGCGGCGAGATCTTCGTGCCCAAGATCCCATCCATCCGCATGCCGGACCTGGCCCAGGCCATGGCACCCGAGCTGCCGACGCACACCATCGGCATCCGTCCCGGCGAGAAGCTGCACGAGATCATGTGCCCGGCCGACGATTCGCACCTGACGCTGGAATTCCCCAAGCACTACGTGATCCGCCCGACCATCCGCTTCTACAACGTGGACATGGACTACACGAAGGACGGTCTGGGTGAAGAGGGCAAGCCGGTGCCCGAAGGCTTCGAATACAACTCGGGCAACAACCAGCGCTTCCTGTCGCCCGCCGAGATCCGCGAATTCAACCAGCGCGCGATGGCCGCATGA
- the pseC gene encoding UDP-4-amino-4,6-dideoxy-N-acetyl-beta-L-altrosamine transaminase — protein sequence MIPYGRQQISDEDVAAVIEVLRSDFLTQGPRVPAFEAAVAGYVGAPYAVAVNSATSALHIACIALGVGPGDLVWTCPNSFLASANCALYCGADVDFVDMDPHDMNMSVEALREKLGHARQAGRLPKVVIPVDFAGRPARLEPMRQLADEYGFAIVEDASHAVGSTYRGHRVGGHPWADITVFSFHPVKIITTAEGGLALTRDAELARRMQLARSHGMTREAPEMDHPPDGPWYYQQVLLGFNYRLTDLQAALGIKQLERIEEFIARRQQVRARYDRELAALPLVLPPADEDGRSALHLYPVQLPKGQEARRTAVFEGLRRRGIGVNVHYIPIHTQPYYRALGFSRGDFPAAESYYERAFSLPMHAGLTDDEVTQVIEALRAELA from the coding sequence ATGATCCCGTACGGCCGCCAGCAGATCTCCGACGAGGACGTTGCCGCCGTCATCGAGGTCCTGCGCTCGGATTTCCTGACGCAGGGCCCGCGGGTGCCCGCCTTCGAGGCGGCCGTGGCCGGGTACGTGGGCGCGCCGTATGCGGTGGCAGTGAACAGCGCCACCTCGGCGCTTCACATCGCCTGCATCGCGCTGGGCGTGGGACCGGGCGACCTGGTGTGGACCTGCCCCAACAGCTTCCTGGCGTCGGCCAACTGCGCGCTCTACTGCGGCGCGGACGTCGACTTCGTGGACATGGATCCGCACGACATGAACATGTCCGTCGAGGCGCTGCGCGAAAAGCTGGGGCACGCCAGGCAAGCCGGGCGCCTGCCCAAGGTGGTGATCCCGGTGGACTTCGCGGGCCGCCCGGCCCGCCTGGAGCCCATGCGCCAGCTGGCCGACGAATACGGCTTCGCCATCGTGGAGGACGCCTCGCACGCGGTGGGTTCGACCTACCGCGGGCACCGGGTCGGCGGCCATCCCTGGGCCGACATCACGGTGTTCAGCTTCCACCCGGTCAAGATCATCACTACCGCCGAGGGCGGCCTCGCGCTCACCCGCGACGCCGAGCTGGCGCGCCGCATGCAGCTCGCCCGCTCGCACGGCATGACGCGCGAAGCGCCGGAGATGGACCATCCGCCCGATGGGCCCTGGTACTACCAGCAAGTGCTTCTGGGCTTCAACTACCGCCTGACCGACCTGCAGGCGGCGCTCGGCATCAAGCAGCTCGAACGCATCGAGGAATTCATCGCCCGCCGCCAGCAGGTGCGCGCGCGCTACGACCGCGAGCTCGCCGCCCTGCCGCTGGTGCTGCCGCCGGCCGACGAGGACGGCCGCTCGGCGCTGCACCTGTACCCGGTGCAGCTGCCCAAGGGGCAGGAGGCGCGCCGCACCGCGGTGTTCGAGGGCCTGCGGCGCCGCGGCATCGGCGTCAACGTCCACTACATCCCGATCCACACGCAGCCCTACTACCGGGCGCTGGGCTTTTCGCGCGGCGATTTCCCGGCTGCGGAAAGCTACTACGAGCGCGCCTTCAGCCTGCCCATGCACGCCGGACTCACCGACGACGAGGTGACCCAGGTGATCGAGGCCCTGCGCGCCGAGCTCGCCTGA
- a CDS encoding aldo/keto reductase, which translates to MQQLVLGTAQFGLDYGVTNARGRVPETETAQLLDQAWAGGVRLLDTARAYGDSEQVLGSLLPATGRAWRVITKTLPLRSGQVDRAGVAAVDAAFAESLQRLGQSQVDALLVHQAQDLLVPGGDALYAWMREQKQRGLARRIGASVYDGQEIAALLDRFELDVVQLPSNIADQRLLQDGSAQRLHAAGVEIHVRSLFLQGVLLAPAAFAADRFGAQAAWLVDFHRECVQRGVTPQQACLGYFRHHAQFSAAVVGVSHPGELGELLAAWDGAPSMDWSGWAVDNTAFTDPRLWKPRS; encoded by the coding sequence ATGCAACAGCTCGTGCTCGGCACGGCCCAGTTCGGGCTGGACTACGGCGTCACCAATGCGCGCGGGCGCGTGCCCGAAACCGAAACGGCGCAGCTGCTGGACCAAGCCTGGGCGGGCGGCGTCCGGCTGCTGGACACCGCGCGCGCCTACGGTGATTCCGAGCAGGTGCTCGGCTCGCTGCTGCCGGCCACGGGCCGCGCCTGGCGCGTGATCACCAAGACCCTGCCCCTGCGCAGCGGGCAGGTGGACCGGGCCGGCGTGGCGGCAGTCGATGCGGCCTTCGCCGAATCCCTGCAGCGCCTGGGCCAGTCTCAGGTCGACGCCCTGCTGGTGCACCAGGCGCAGGACCTGCTGGTTCCCGGCGGTGACGCGCTCTACGCGTGGATGAGAGAGCAAAAGCAACGCGGTCTCGCCCGCCGCATCGGCGCCTCGGTGTACGACGGGCAGGAGATCGCCGCGCTGCTCGACCGGTTCGAGCTCGATGTCGTCCAGCTGCCTTCGAACATCGCCGACCAGCGCCTGCTGCAGGACGGCAGCGCCCAACGCCTGCACGCGGCCGGCGTGGAAATCCACGTGCGTTCGCTGTTCCTGCAGGGCGTGCTGCTCGCGCCCGCCGCCTTTGCCGCCGACCGCTTTGGTGCACAGGCCGCCTGGCTGGTGGATTTCCACCGGGAGTGCGTCCAGCGCGGTGTCACGCCGCAGCAGGCCTGCCTCGGGTACTTCCGCCATCACGCGCAGTTCTCGGCCGCCGTGGTGGGCGTGTCCCATCCGGGCGAGCTCGGCGAACTGCTCGCCGCCTGGGACGGCGCGCCGTCCATGGACTGGTCCGGATGGGCGGTGGACAATACCGCCTTTACCGATCCCCGACTCTGGAAGCCGCGTTCTTGA